The following DNA comes from Janthinobacterium sp. TB1-E2.
AGTCGGCCAACGGCGCTTTCCTGATCTACCAGGAATCGTCCCTGGTTATCCGCGCCATCCGCGACTACTTCCAGCCCGACATCGGCGAGATCCTGATCGATACCGACGAGATCTACGACCAGGCGCACCAGTTCATGAGCCACGTGATGCCCGACATGGTGCACCGCGTAAAACGCTACAGCGACGACGTGCCGCTGTTCTCGCGCTTCCAGATCGAACACCAGATCGAAACGGCGTACAGCCGCACCGTGCCGCTGCCATCGGGTGGCGCCATCGTTATCGACCATACCGAAGCGCTGGTCTCCGTCGACGTCAACTCGGCCCGCGCCACGCGCGGCTCGGACATCGAGACGACCGCCTTCAACACCAACTGCGAAGCGGCCGAAGAAGTGGCCCGCCAGCTGCGTCTGCGCGACTTGGGCGGCTTGATCGTCATCGACTTCATCGACATGGAAGTGGCGAAAAACCAGCGCGAAGTGGAACAGCGTCTGAAAGATGCGCTGCACCATGACCGGGCCCGCGTACAAATGGGCAAGATCTCGCGCTTCGGCCTGATGGAACTGTCGCGCCAGCGCCTGCGCCCTTCGCTGTCCGAAGGTTCGCACGTGACGTGCCCGCGCTGCTCCGGCACCGGCCACATCCGCGATACGGAATCGTCTGCCCTGCAGGTGCTGCGCATCATCCAGGAAGAGGCGATGAAGGAAAACTCGGCCACCATCCACGTGCAAGTGCCCGTGGACGTGGGCGCCTTCCTGCTCAACGAAAAGCGCGGCGAAGTACTGAAGATCGAGAACCGCCACCGCATCGCCGTGATCCTGATCCCGAACAAGCATCTGGAAACGCCACACTACAAACTGGAACGCATCAAGCACGACGACCCGCGTCTGGAAGACAGCCAGGCCAGCTACAACCTGGCTGAAAGCGCTGAAACCGACATGGCGTACAGCAAGCGCCAGAAGGAAGAAGCCAAGCCGCGCCAGGAAGCCGTCGTCAAGACGATCACCCCTGACCAGCCGGCACCGCTGGTCGAGCGCAAGCCGGTGGAAGTGAAGGCCGCCCCGGCGCCTGCACCCGCCGCGCCGCAAGGCCTGATCGCCAAGATCATCAGCTTCTTCACCGGCGCTCCGGCACCGGTGGCGCCCGCACCTGCTCCTGTCGTACCAGCCAAGCCGGCCGGCGCCGACCGTGGCGACCGCAACAGCCGTGGCCCGCGTGGCCGTGGCCGCAATGGCAAGCCTGGCCGCGAAGAACGCGAACCAGGCCAGGGCCGTCCAGCCCAGGACGATGCAGCGAAAGAAGCGGAAGCACTGGAAAAAGCGGCCCGTCCGCCACGTCCACCGCGTCCGCCACGCGAACCGCGTGAAGCGCGCGAGAACGGCGATACGGCGGCAGCACCGCGCGAACGCGGTGAACGCCCTGAACGCGCCGAGCGTCCGGAACGCGCGGAACGTCCAGAGCGCGCCGAGCGTCCGCCACGCCAGCCACGCGAAGCGCGCGAACCACGCGCCGACAAGGCTGTTGTTGCTGAAGTGAAAGCTGAAGAGCTGGCACTGGTTGGCGCCACCGCCAGCGCAGTCAGCGTCGTCGTGCCGTCAAACGGTCCTGAATCCGACGCCGCACCGGCGAACCTGCTGAAGGCGCCGGCAAATGCCGGTCCTGAAGGCGAAGAGACGGAAACCGACGTGGAAGGCGAAGAACCGCGCCGCCGTCGTCGTCGTGGTGGCCGTAATCGCAACCGCCGTGACCGCGAAACGGGCGAGCTGATCGAATCGGCAAACGGTGACAACGAAGGCCAGGACGCACCAGTGATCAGCTTTACGGTCGCTCCGGCGCCGGAAGCTGCAACGGATGCCGCTCCAGTCGCCGTCGTGGCTGCCGCCGCTGTCGTCGCCGTCGCCGCACCAGTGGAAGCTGCATTGGATGCCGCTCCTGCCGTCGTGGCTGAAGTCGTGGAAGTGGTCGAAGTGGTGGAAGTGGTCAAGGTTGAAGAAGCCGCACCAGCGGCTGAAGTGATCGTGCCGCCGGCCCCTGTCGAAGCCGCCGTTGCTGCAGCGCAAGCTGAACCAGCCGCTGCCGAACCAGCACCAGCTGCCGAGTACAGCTTTGCCGAGAAAGCGGAAGTCGCACCGGCGCCTGCGCCTGCTCCAGCGGAAGTCATCGTCGAAGCGGCGCCAGTCGTGGAAACGGCAGCTGCCGTGGAAACCGTCGCCGTGGCTGAAGAAGTTCCAGCAGCAGCGCCAGTTGCCGAAGCGGCACCAGCCGTGGTGGAAGCTGCCCCGGTGGTTGCCGAAGCGGCTCCCGCCCCTGCTCCGGCACCAGCACCAGCGCCTGTCGTTGCTCCTGCTCCTGCTCCTGCCGCGCCGCTGGACTTGAGCGCGGTGCTCGGTTCGGCCGGCCTGACCCTGGCTGCCACCGATCCGGAAAAACTGCGCCTGGCGCAGGAAGCGGCCGCGAAGGCAGTCGCTCCGGTCCGCAAGCCGCGCGAACGCAAGCCATTGCCGCCGCAATCGGATGAGCCGTTGATCCAGGTCAACACGCAACGTCCATAAGCGCGCCGGGTTCGCCCAGCCGCCAATGATGAAAGGGGAAGCTCAGGCTTCCCCTTTTTTATGTCCACTTTTTTGCTGCCTTCCACCCGCCATGCACGAGAACGCCAACCTGCCTCCCGCCCCCGTCAGCCTGCGCAGCGCCTTCTGGTACTGGCTCAAGCTGGGCTGCGTCAGCTTTGGCGGCCCGGCCGGGCAAATCGCCATGATGCATGCGGAGCTGGTGGAAAAGCGGCGCTGGATTTCCGAGCAGCGTTTCCTGCACGCGCTCAATTACTGCATGCTGCTGCCGGGGCCGGAAGCGACCCAGCTGGCCATCTACATCGGCTGGCTGATGCATCGCACGCGCGGCGCCCTGGTGGCGGGCCTGCTGTTTTTGCTGCCCTCGCTGCTGGTGCTGATCGCCCTGTCCTGGCTGTACATGGCGTATGGCCACGTGGGCGCCATCGCCGGCGTCCTGTACGGCATCAAGCCGGCCGTCGTCGCCATCGTGCTGGCGGCCGCCTGGCGCCTGGGCCGGCGCACCTTGCGCAGCCCCGCCCTGATCGCCATCGCGGCGGCCGCATTTGTCGCCATCGCCGCGCTACAGCTGCCATTTCCGCTGATCGTGCTCGCCGCCGCCTTGCTCGGCATGGCGGGCGGGCGCTGGCTGCCGGACCACTTTCATGCCAACGGCGCGTCGCATGGCGGCGCGGCCCGCTACGGCGCCGCCCTGATCGATGACGACACGCCGACGCCGGACCACGCGCGCTTCCGCTGGCCGCGCCTGCTTGGCACGGCTGCCGTGGGCCTGGCGCTGGCCTTCTTCGTCTGGCTGGGCCTGGCGCTGGCGGGCGGCACGGACCAGCCGCTGGCGCAGATGGGCGTGTTTTTCAGCAAGGCGGCCCTGCTCACGTTCGGCGGCGCGTATGCCGTGCTGCCCTACCTGGTGCAGGGCGCCGCCGACCACTACCACTG
Coding sequences within:
- a CDS encoding Rne/Rng family ribonuclease codes for the protein MKRMLFNATQQEELRVAIVDGQKLIDIDIETAGREQRKSNIYKGVITRIEPSLEACFVSYGEDRHGFLPFKEVARTYFREGVDVRNASVKEALREGQEIMVQVEKEERGNKGAALTSFVSLAGRYLVLMPNNPRGGGVSRRVEGEERQELRETMDKLDLPAGMSVIARTAGIGRNVDELQWDLNYLMQLWRAIEGAGKSANGAFLIYQESSLVIRAIRDYFQPDIGEILIDTDEIYDQAHQFMSHVMPDMVHRVKRYSDDVPLFSRFQIEHQIETAYSRTVPLPSGGAIVIDHTEALVSVDVNSARATRGSDIETTAFNTNCEAAEEVARQLRLRDLGGLIVIDFIDMEVAKNQREVEQRLKDALHHDRARVQMGKISRFGLMELSRQRLRPSLSEGSHVTCPRCSGTGHIRDTESSALQVLRIIQEEAMKENSATIHVQVPVDVGAFLLNEKRGEVLKIENRHRIAVILIPNKHLETPHYKLERIKHDDPRLEDSQASYNLAESAETDMAYSKRQKEEAKPRQEAVVKTITPDQPAPLVERKPVEVKAAPAPAPAAPQGLIAKIISFFTGAPAPVAPAPAPVVPAKPAGADRGDRNSRGPRGRGRNGKPGREEREPGQGRPAQDDAAKEAEALEKAARPPRPPRPPREPREARENGDTAAAPRERGERPERAERPERAERPERAERPPRQPREAREPRADKAVVAEVKAEELALVGATASAVSVVVPSNGPESDAAPANLLKAPANAGPEGEETETDVEGEEPRRRRRRGGRNRNRRDRETGELIESANGDNEGQDAPVISFTVAPAPEAATDAAPVAVVAAAAVVAVAAPVEAALDAAPAVVAEVVEVVEVVEVVKVEEAAPAAEVIVPPAPVEAAVAAAQAEPAAAEPAPAAEYSFAEKAEVAPAPAPAPAEVIVEAAPVVETAAAVETVAVAEEVPAAAPVAEAAPAVVEAAPVVAEAAPAPAPAPAPAPVVAPAPAPAAPLDLSAVLGSAGLTLAATDPEKLRLAQEAAAKAVAPVRKPRERKPLPPQSDEPLIQVNTQRP
- the chrA gene encoding chromate efflux transporter is translated as MHENANLPPAPVSLRSAFWYWLKLGCVSFGGPAGQIAMMHAELVEKRRWISEQRFLHALNYCMLLPGPEATQLAIYIGWLMHRTRGALVAGLLFLLPSLLVLIALSWLYMAYGHVGAIAGVLYGIKPAVVAIVLAAAWRLGRRTLRSPALIAIAAAAFVAIAALQLPFPLIVLAAALLGMAGGRWLPDHFHANGASHGGAARYGAALIDDDTPTPDHARFRWPRLLGTAAVGLALAFFVWLGLALAGGTDQPLAQMGVFFSKAALLTFGGAYAVLPYLVQGAADHYHWITSAQMMDGLALGETTPGPLIMIVAFIGFVGGWSHAVTGEQLWLAGVCGALVASWFTFLPSFIFILAGAPLVEASRGNLRLSAPLTAISAAVVGVIASLALFFGHHVFWQTSPLPHWDWVAIAIALAAGVALIKFQVGTIKLLLACAILGLVLSYLP